One Streptomyces sp. NBC_00554 DNA segment encodes these proteins:
- a CDS encoding beta-N-acetylhexosaminidase, producing the protein MPAHHPEPDLVPRPAKAALRPGHFTLDAGTTLRISAGAEPAADLLRTLLAPATGLPLRPSHDGQFVLTLDPQLGGLGEEGYGLTVGPNAVLLRAAHLTGLLRGIQTVRQLLPAQALSETSQRRTRWLLPCAEITDVPRHVWRGAMLDVARHFQPVSYLRRYVDLLALHKMNVFHLHLTDDQGWRMPVAAYPKLTEIGGHRAQSMKGPAGSDTYDGIPHEGAYTRAELSALVAYAADRGITVVPEIEMPGHVRAALAAYPELGNSPGRSLDVWTRWGVCDTVFGVHDQVLDFCRGVLEEVMDVFPSPHIHIGGEECPTTEWTRSVAASERAAAEGLSGPEALHGWFLGRIGDFLVRHGRHPLAWAETGTELPLDFTAMTWRDPGHTLAAARRGHPVISAYHRATYLDYAQSADPREPQAQPGGVVDLRAVHGHDPLPEQADAQEAARVLGTQTQLWTEFVTTPAHIEYLTFPRLCALADRGWSGATDWADFEARLDTHMERLDALDVRHHP; encoded by the coding sequence GTGCCCGCACACCACCCCGAACCCGACCTCGTACCCCGCCCCGCCAAGGCCGCGCTCCGGCCCGGCCACTTCACCCTCGACGCCGGCACCACCCTCCGTATCAGCGCCGGAGCCGAACCGGCCGCGGACCTGCTGCGCACCCTGCTCGCCCCCGCCACCGGACTGCCCCTGCGGCCCTCCCACGACGGACAGTTCGTCCTCACGCTCGACCCACAGCTCGGCGGCCTCGGCGAGGAGGGGTACGGGCTCACCGTCGGCCCGAACGCCGTGCTGCTGCGCGCCGCGCACCTCACCGGGCTGCTGCGCGGCATCCAGACAGTCCGTCAACTCTTGCCCGCTCAGGCCCTGTCGGAGACTTCGCAACGCCGCACGCGATGGCTCCTGCCCTGCGCCGAGATCACGGACGTCCCACGGCACGTGTGGCGGGGCGCGATGCTGGACGTCGCACGCCACTTCCAGCCCGTGTCGTATCTGCGCCGGTACGTCGATCTGCTGGCCCTGCACAAGATGAACGTGTTCCATCTGCACCTCACCGACGACCAGGGCTGGCGCATGCCGGTCGCCGCCTACCCCAAGCTGACCGAGATCGGCGGCCACCGCGCCCAGTCCATGAAGGGGCCGGCGGGAAGCGACACCTACGACGGGATCCCGCACGAAGGGGCCTACACGCGGGCCGAACTCTCCGCCCTGGTCGCATACGCGGCCGACCGCGGTATCACCGTCGTACCCGAGATCGAGATGCCCGGCCATGTCCGGGCGGCCCTCGCCGCATACCCCGAGCTGGGCAACAGTCCCGGGCGCAGCCTCGACGTGTGGACCCGGTGGGGCGTGTGCGACACCGTCTTCGGCGTTCACGACCAGGTCCTCGACTTCTGCCGCGGAGTCCTCGAAGAGGTCATGGACGTCTTCCCCTCGCCGCACATCCACATCGGCGGCGAGGAATGCCCCACCACCGAGTGGACCCGAAGCGTGGCCGCAAGTGAACGGGCCGCCGCGGAAGGGCTGTCCGGCCCCGAAGCACTTCACGGCTGGTTCCTCGGCCGGATCGGCGACTTCCTCGTCCGGCACGGCCGCCACCCCCTCGCCTGGGCCGAGACCGGCACCGAACTGCCCCTCGACTTCACCGCGATGACCTGGCGCGACCCCGGCCACACACTCGCCGCGGCGCGCCGCGGTCACCCCGTGATCAGCGCCTACCACCGGGCCACCTATCTGGACTACGCCCAGTCCGCCGACCCCCGCGAGCCGCAGGCCCAGCCCGGAGGCGTCGTCGACCTGCGCGCCGTACACGGCCACGACCCACTCCCCGAGCAGGCCGACGCCCAGGAGGCAGCGCGAGTGCTCGGCACGCAGACCCAGCTGTGGACCGAGTTCGTCACGACGCCCGCGCACATCGAATACCTCACGTTTCCGCGGCTGTGCGCGCTCGCCGACCGCGGCTGGAGCGGCGCGACCGACTGGGCCGACTTCGAGGCGCGCCTCGACACGCACATGGAACGCCTCGACGCCCTCGACGTCCGCCACCACCCCTGA
- a CDS encoding FAD-binding protein: MPIWSIVNTFDLAIIGAGPAGLAAAQRLAGSPLSVALIDSGKPVTERDRYAAADMTRGHGGAGLFSDGKFSFFPSASELWTLPRAGDLRDAYTWTCELLGSYGLDTPPFPSDPTAYTVGAGEWILKEYPSDYLSLEARLRLTADMVAATDATVLDEFEVENAEYDRDADHFRLALRDSKGQESELVARRLLLASGRFGPLGLRELTQERSFRRLEVGFRIEQPADKAFFRDMKQLDPKLRFREGDGSVEWRTFCACRDGEAALTETQGLWTVSGRSDCPATGRSNVGFNTRILDETVARRALAPALAAMGDEESYFVLSMDAIVNEEPEQLAAFDRVYGPELREIMLRGLSRLAEAYPVLRDNRTRLIGPTLEGVGWYPKVDGDLRLLDSPAWVAGDACGLFRGIVAAMISGHYAADSALRELAGSL; the protein is encoded by the coding sequence ATGCCTATTTGGAGCATCGTGAACACCTTCGACCTGGCCATCATCGGTGCCGGGCCCGCCGGACTGGCCGCCGCCCAGCGGCTGGCCGGCTCGCCGCTCAGTGTCGCGCTGATCGACAGCGGCAAGCCCGTCACCGAGCGCGACCGGTACGCCGCCGCCGACATGACGCGCGGCCATGGAGGAGCGGGGCTCTTCTCGGACGGCAAGTTCTCGTTCTTCCCCTCGGCCAGCGAGCTGTGGACCCTGCCGCGCGCCGGCGATCTGCGGGACGCGTACACCTGGACCTGTGAACTCCTGGGCTCCTACGGGCTGGACACTCCTCCGTTCCCGTCCGATCCGACCGCCTACACGGTCGGCGCCGGAGAATGGATCCTCAAGGAGTACCCGTCGGACTACCTGTCTCTGGAGGCACGGCTGCGGCTGACCGCCGACATGGTCGCCGCGACCGATGCCACGGTCCTCGACGAGTTCGAGGTCGAGAACGCGGAGTACGACCGCGACGCGGACCACTTCCGGCTGGCACTGCGCGACTCCAAGGGCCAGGAGTCGGAACTGGTCGCCCGTCGACTCCTCCTGGCCAGTGGCAGGTTCGGCCCGCTCGGCCTGCGTGAACTGACCCAGGAGCGGTCCTTCCGCCGACTTGAGGTGGGGTTCCGGATCGAGCAGCCGGCCGACAAGGCGTTCTTCCGGGACATGAAGCAGCTCGACCCCAAACTGCGCTTCCGCGAAGGCGACGGCAGTGTGGAGTGGCGGACGTTCTGCGCCTGCCGTGACGGTGAGGCGGCGCTCACCGAGACCCAGGGTCTGTGGACCGTCTCCGGCCGCTCGGACTGCCCCGCCACGGGCCGTTCCAACGTGGGCTTCAACACCCGGATTCTGGACGAGACCGTGGCCAGGCGGGCGCTGGCGCCGGCGCTCGCCGCGATGGGCGACGAGGAGTCCTACTTCGTCCTGTCGATGGACGCGATCGTGAACGAGGAACCGGAGCAACTGGCGGCCTTCGACCGCGTCTACGGGCCGGAGCTGCGCGAGATCATGCTGCGCGGCTTGTCCCGCCTCGCGGAGGCCTACCCGGTCCTGCGGGACAACAGGACCCGGCTCATCGGCCCCACCCTCGAAGGCGTGGGCTGGTATCCGAAGGTGGACGGTGACCTCCGGCTGCTCGACAGCCCGGCGTGGGTCGCCGGTGATGCCTGCGGTCTGTTCCGGGGCATAGTTGCAGCCATGATCAGCGGTCACTACGCGGCGGATTCGGCGCTGCGGGAACTGGCGGGATCCCTGTGA
- a CDS encoding cellulose binding domain-containing protein: MRFAKNRLRTAAATATAVALGAAGLAALPATASAATAGLNVQYRTSATGASADQAEPWIKVKNTGDSSVQLSGVKVRYYFKADSASATYRFACSWAVKGCANVTGTFGTLTSPTATADRYLEIGFTSGAGSLAAGTDTGDMQLRFYQSSWQPLNQSDDYSFGAAQTSYGSWSKITAQLAGTTLWGTAPAGNGPTDPPTDPPTDPPAGGATLFDDFNYSGYSDPRISANGWNVRSNSGGPGVPGATWAPENVTFSTTGGNSIMNLETSTAGTAATTEQTEVLTKATKFKNGTYAARVKFSDAPRSGPDGDRLVQTFFTINDLTAPMADNYAEYDFEYLPNGGWGEPANILYTTSWETYNPDPWQAVNQHTESRQSFSGWHDLVLTIDGSSIKYYIDGQLFGTHDAAYLPERPMSINFNQWLIDLAGQTSTTARSYDQQVDYVLHIKDQVLTPAQVATKVNAYRSAGTTFQDTVPSS, translated from the coding sequence ATGAGATTCGCGAAGAACCGGCTGCGCACCGCCGCGGCCACCGCCACGGCAGTGGCCCTGGGCGCGGCGGGACTCGCCGCACTCCCGGCCACCGCGAGCGCGGCCACCGCCGGGCTGAACGTCCAGTACCGCACCAGCGCGACGGGTGCGAGCGCCGACCAGGCGGAGCCCTGGATCAAGGTGAAGAACACCGGCGACAGCAGCGTGCAGCTGAGCGGCGTCAAGGTCCGCTACTACTTCAAGGCGGACTCGGCGAGCGCGACTTACCGCTTCGCCTGTTCCTGGGCGGTCAAGGGCTGCGCCAACGTCACGGGCACCTTCGGCACCCTCACCAGCCCGACTGCCACCGCCGACCGCTACCTCGAGATCGGCTTCACCTCCGGCGCCGGCTCACTCGCCGCGGGCACCGACACCGGCGACATGCAGCTGCGCTTCTACCAGTCGTCGTGGCAGCCGCTGAACCAGAGCGACGACTACTCCTTCGGCGCCGCGCAGACGTCGTACGGGTCCTGGTCGAAGATCACGGCACAGCTGGCGGGGACCACACTGTGGGGCACGGCACCGGCGGGCAACGGACCGACGGATCCGCCCACCGACCCGCCGACCGATCCTCCGGCGGGCGGCGCCACGCTGTTCGACGACTTCAACTACAGCGGATACAGCGATCCGAGGATCTCCGCCAACGGCTGGAACGTGCGCTCCAACTCCGGCGGACCCGGCGTGCCCGGAGCCACCTGGGCCCCGGAGAACGTCACGTTCTCCACCACCGGCGGCAACTCCATCATGAACCTGGAGACCTCGACCGCGGGCACCGCAGCGACCACCGAGCAGACCGAAGTCCTCACCAAGGCGACCAAGTTCAAGAACGGCACCTACGCGGCCCGCGTCAAGTTCAGCGACGCTCCCAGGTCGGGACCGGACGGCGACCGCCTCGTCCAGACGTTCTTCACCATCAACGACCTCACGGCGCCGATGGCGGACAACTACGCCGAGTACGACTTCGAGTACCTCCCCAACGGCGGCTGGGGCGAGCCGGCCAACATCCTCTACACGACGTCCTGGGAGACCTACAACCCGGACCCGTGGCAGGCCGTCAACCAGCACACCGAGTCGCGGCAGAGCTTCAGCGGCTGGCACGACCTGGTGCTCACCATCGACGGCAGCTCCATCAAGTACTACATCGACGGGCAGCTGTTCGGCACGCATGATGCCGCCTACCTGCCGGAGCGGCCGATGTCGATCAACTTCAACCAGTGGCTGATCGACCTCGCGGGCCAGACCAGCACGACCGCGAGGTCGTACGACCAACAGGTCGACTACGTCCTGCACATCAAGGACCAGGTCCTCACCCCGGCGCAGGTCGCCACGAAGGTGAACGCCTACCGCTCGGCGGGCACGACCTTCCAGGACACGGTGCCCAGCAGTTGA
- a CDS encoding carbohydrate ABC transporter permease, which produces MSAAVREQTAPRPPLGTRPPRRSTGSGPRRPSKDGSRGIWPYVLIAPAVLGTLYLLVYPLVRAVVISLQDFRLRQLILGNARFVGLDNYRTLLSESRFWEVVGRTFVFMAINVVLIMTLSTLVALMIERLGRFGRTAVLSALVLTWAMPVIAATTVFQWLFHSEFGIVNAVLTDLGFSSFDRYPWFAHGPAAFAIIVTLIVWQSVPFAAITLYSALTTVPTELYESARLDGASGPRIFRSITFPIVRPIFMLVFSLEVIWTFKAFVQIWVMTNGGPGDATTILPVYAVQTALSSQRYDLGSAASMVTVVLMSGVLVFYFRQMFRQEDELA; this is translated from the coding sequence GTGTCGGCCGCCGTCCGAGAACAGACCGCCCCCCGCCCCCCGCTCGGCACCAGGCCGCCCCGGCGCTCCACCGGCTCGGGACCGCGCCGCCCGTCGAAGGACGGCAGCCGCGGGATCTGGCCGTACGTCCTGATCGCGCCCGCCGTCCTCGGCACGCTCTACCTGCTCGTCTATCCCCTGGTCCGCGCCGTGGTGATCTCACTGCAGGACTTCCGGCTGCGCCAGCTCATCCTGGGCAACGCACGTTTCGTCGGACTCGACAACTACCGGACGCTGCTGAGCGAGAGCCGCTTCTGGGAGGTCGTGGGCCGCACCTTCGTCTTCATGGCGATCAACGTCGTACTGATCATGACGCTGTCCACGCTGGTGGCGCTGATGATCGAGCGGCTCGGCCGGTTCGGCCGGACCGCGGTCCTCAGCGCGCTGGTGCTGACCTGGGCGATGCCCGTCATCGCGGCGACCACCGTCTTCCAGTGGCTGTTCCACTCGGAGTTCGGCATCGTCAACGCGGTCCTGACCGACCTGGGGTTCTCGTCCTTCGACCGCTACCCCTGGTTCGCGCACGGGCCGGCCGCCTTCGCCATCATCGTCACCCTCATCGTGTGGCAGTCGGTGCCGTTCGCGGCGATCACCCTCTACTCGGCCCTCACCACCGTGCCCACCGAGCTGTACGAGTCGGCACGGCTCGATGGAGCGTCGGGCCCGCGGATCTTCCGCTCCATCACCTTCCCGATCGTCCGGCCGATCTTCATGCTCGTGTTCTCGCTCGAAGTGATCTGGACGTTCAAGGCGTTCGTCCAGATCTGGGTGATGACCAACGGCGGGCCCGGCGACGCGACCACGATCCTGCCCGTGTACGCGGTGCAGACCGCTCTGTCGAGCCAGCGCTACGACCTCGGCTCGGCGGCCTCCATGGTCACCGTCGTGCTGATGTCGGGCGTGCTCGTCTTCTACTTCCGCCAGATGTTCCGCCAGGAGGACGAGCTCGCATGA
- a CDS encoding NUDIX hydrolase: protein MTTASPGRRTPVVGVGALLLRPDGAVLIGHRIKQGEPETWCLPGGHVEAGESFEAAAVREIAEESGIREVTDARTFTVVLHTAADRTQVTAGVVARVTAREAVPAALEPEVFDRWIWARPKDLPAPLFPASAALLAVWLGSPVPEGWMPYPAVLPHGGPGLR, encoded by the coding sequence GTGACGACCGCGTCTCCTGGGCGCCGTACTCCCGTTGTCGGCGTCGGAGCCTTGCTGCTGCGGCCCGACGGCGCCGTGCTAATCGGCCACCGGATCAAGCAGGGGGAGCCCGAGACCTGGTGCCTGCCCGGAGGCCACGTCGAGGCGGGCGAGTCGTTCGAGGCGGCCGCGGTCCGGGAGATCGCGGAGGAGAGCGGCATCCGCGAGGTGACGGACGCGCGGACCTTCACCGTCGTGCTGCACACCGCGGCCGACCGTACCCAGGTGACCGCGGGTGTCGTGGCCCGGGTGACGGCGCGGGAGGCGGTACCGGCCGCCCTGGAGCCGGAGGTCTTCGACCGGTGGATCTGGGCCCGCCCCAAGGACCTCCCCGCTCCGCTGTTCCCGGCCAGTGCCGCACTGCTCGCCGTGTGGCTGGGCAGCCCGGTCCCGGAGGGCTGGATGCCGTACCCGGCAGTGCTTCCGCACGGCGGGCCGGGGCTTCGATGA
- a CDS encoding carbohydrate ABC transporter permease has protein sequence MSTTRINTARPRGTRPRIRRLPLNVAAVVTVVVCLFPVYWMVATAFTPTRDIQSDNPRFLPESWTLDHFGTAVGADGFGLFWRNSILVTLSAVLLALLIALGAAYAVARMRWKGRRQFMLMVFIAQMAPWESLIIPVYIISRDTDMLDRLPTLTLVYFMMTLPFTIVVLRGFIATIPPELEESAQVDGCTRLGAFRHIAFPLLAPGLMATSLFGYITAWNEFTYANFLIIKQQDNRTLPVWLSSFQNIFGTDWGATMAASTLFALPALVVFLLLQRHVTSGFAAGAVKG, from the coding sequence ATGAGCACGACTCGCATCAACACGGCTCGTCCGCGCGGCACCCGGCCCCGTATTCGCCGTCTGCCCCTGAACGTCGCCGCCGTCGTCACGGTCGTGGTCTGTCTGTTCCCGGTCTACTGGATGGTCGCGACCGCGTTCACCCCGACCCGCGACATCCAGTCCGACAACCCGCGGTTCCTCCCGGAGTCCTGGACGCTCGACCACTTCGGCACCGCCGTCGGTGCCGACGGCTTCGGCCTGTTCTGGCGCAACAGCATCCTCGTCACGCTGAGCGCCGTGCTCCTCGCCCTCCTCATCGCGCTCGGCGCCGCCTATGCGGTGGCCCGGATGAGGTGGAAGGGGCGCCGGCAGTTCATGCTCATGGTCTTCATCGCCCAGATGGCGCCCTGGGAGTCACTGATCATCCCGGTCTACATCATCTCCCGGGACACCGACATGCTCGACCGGCTGCCGACCCTGACCCTCGTCTACTTCATGATGACGCTGCCGTTCACCATCGTCGTGCTGCGCGGCTTCATCGCCACCATCCCGCCGGAACTCGAGGAGTCCGCCCAGGTCGACGGATGCACCCGGCTCGGCGCCTTCCGGCACATCGCCTTCCCGCTGCTCGCCCCCGGGCTCATGGCCACCTCGCTGTTCGGCTACATCACCGCCTGGAACGAGTTCACGTACGCCAACTTCCTGATCATCAAGCAGCAGGACAACCGCACCCTGCCCGTGTGGCTGTCCTCGTTCCAGAACATCTTCGGCACCGACTGGGGCGCCACCATGGCCGCCTCCACGCTCTTCGCCCTCCCCGCGCTCGTGGTGTTCCTGCTGCTCCAGCGCCACGTCACCTCCGGCTTCGCCGCCGGAGCCGTCAAGGGCTGA
- a CDS encoding HAD family hydrolase, with protein sequence MSRLHVFDMDGTLLRGTTASLEIARRLGCATDLVRLEESFATGAVDPFGFASEVCRLWRGLTPRITQEVFDRAPWIGGLHEVLADIRRRGERSVVVTLSPDFFADRLAAFGVDEVVASRFPPLPLTTAPDPAGILTPTGKVTAVDRIRRVLGIDRNSCVAYGDSGSDIPLFRELGHTVAVNATASLRELARFHYDGDDLREAYRLARADPPTPDPVPSPTLPSSKLPSPTLPSPTSKEPTYP encoded by the coding sequence ATGAGCCGGCTGCACGTGTTCGACATGGACGGCACGCTGCTGCGTGGCACCACCGCCAGTCTGGAGATCGCGCGCCGACTGGGGTGCGCGACCGATCTCGTACGCCTGGAGGAATCCTTTGCCACCGGGGCCGTCGACCCGTTCGGCTTCGCCTCCGAGGTCTGCCGGCTCTGGCGGGGCCTCACGCCACGGATCACTCAGGAAGTGTTCGACCGCGCGCCATGGATCGGCGGACTGCACGAGGTACTCGCGGACATCCGGCGACGCGGTGAGCGCTCGGTCGTGGTGACGCTGTCGCCCGACTTCTTCGCCGACCGACTGGCGGCCTTCGGGGTGGACGAGGTCGTGGCATCCCGTTTTCCCCCACTGCCGCTGACCACCGCACCGGACCCGGCAGGGATCCTCACCCCGACGGGCAAGGTGACGGCCGTTGACCGGATTCGCCGGGTCCTGGGCATCGACCGCAACTCCTGTGTCGCGTACGGCGATTCAGGGTCCGACATCCCGCTGTTCCGCGAGCTCGGGCACACCGTGGCCGTGAACGCCACCGCAAGCCTGCGCGAACTCGCACGGTTCCACTACGACGGCGACGACCTGCGCGAGGCCTACCGCTTGGCCAGGGCCGATCCGCCGACTCCCGATCCCGTGCCCTCGCCCACGCTGCCGTCATCCAAGTTGCCGTCGCCCACGCTGCCGTCGCCCACGTCCAAGGAGCCCACGTACCCATGA
- a CDS encoding extracellular solute-binding protein: protein MKLRLLAGLSVLLMTAGLSACSSSSDTSDGASAGGKTTIDVWLMRDSVSAQFQKDFVKGFETAHPDIKVKVQIQEWDGIGEKVTAALASSDAPDVIETGNTQVAQFAQSGGLLDLSDKVDELGGKDWLKGLAEPGAYEGKQYGIPYYAANRVVIYRTDLFKEAGIDAAAIKTRDQWIAATEKLNSGGTQGIYLPGQNWYTLAGFVWDEGGDLATESGGEWKGSLDAPEAIRGMEFYKQLQALGKGPKDADEANPPQADVMAKGKVAQVVSSPGGATTVIENNPELEGKLGFFPIPGKTADTPGAVFTGGSDLVIPTASGKQDAAYTFIKELAGDTWQKKLAVAMSYVPNKTTLASAVASDPGAAAMAVGAAEGHATPNTPGWAAVEAKNPIKDYMTAVLTGGDAKKQAATASEAITTALNSGS, encoded by the coding sequence GTGAAGCTCCGCTTGCTTGCCGGCCTGTCCGTGCTCCTGATGACCGCCGGGCTGAGCGCCTGTAGCAGCTCCTCCGACACGTCCGACGGCGCCTCCGCCGGCGGGAAGACGACGATCGACGTCTGGCTGATGCGCGACAGCGTCTCGGCCCAGTTCCAGAAGGACTTCGTCAAGGGCTTCGAGACCGCTCACCCGGACATCAAGGTCAAGGTGCAGATCCAGGAGTGGGACGGCATCGGCGAGAAGGTCACGGCGGCCCTCGCCAGCAGCGACGCTCCGGACGTCATCGAGACCGGCAACACCCAGGTCGCCCAGTTCGCGCAGAGCGGGGGGCTGCTCGACCTCAGCGACAAGGTCGACGAACTCGGCGGCAAGGACTGGCTCAAGGGCCTCGCCGAGCCGGGCGCCTACGAGGGCAAGCAGTACGGCATCCCGTACTACGCCGCCAACCGCGTGGTCATCTACCGCACCGACCTCTTCAAGGAGGCGGGCATAGACGCGGCCGCCATCAAGACGCGCGACCAGTGGATCGCCGCCACCGAGAAGCTCAACTCCGGCGGCACCCAGGGCATTTATCTGCCCGGCCAGAACTGGTACACCCTCGCGGGCTTCGTCTGGGACGAGGGCGGCGATCTCGCCACCGAGTCCGGCGGCGAGTGGAAGGGCAGCCTGGACGCGCCCGAGGCAATCCGCGGGATGGAGTTCTACAAGCAGCTCCAGGCCCTCGGCAAGGGTCCCAAGGACGCCGACGAGGCCAACCCCCCGCAGGCGGACGTCATGGCCAAGGGGAAGGTCGCCCAGGTCGTCTCGTCTCCCGGCGGCGCCACCACCGTCATCGAGAACAACCCCGAGCTGGAGGGCAAGCTCGGCTTCTTCCCGATCCCGGGGAAGACCGCCGATACCCCCGGCGCCGTCTTCACCGGCGGCTCCGACCTCGTCATCCCCACCGCCTCCGGCAAGCAGGACGCGGCCTACACCTTCATCAAGGAACTCGCCGGCGACACCTGGCAGAAGAAGCTCGCCGTCGCCATGAGCTACGTCCCGAACAAGACCACCCTGGCCTCCGCGGTCGCCTCCGACCCGGGCGCCGCGGCCATGGCGGTCGGCGCCGCCGAAGGCCACGCCACGCCCAACACGCCCGGCTGGGCCGCCGTCGAGGCCAAGAACCCGATCAAGGACTACATGACCGCCGTTCTCACCGGCGGCGACGCGAAGAAGCAGGCCGCCACGGCGTCCGAGGCCATCACCACCGCGTTGAACTCCGGCTCCTGA
- a CDS encoding MFS transporter, whose amino-acid sequence MSPAISQESPETSVDGFRFDLRAWAALLVLCTAILFEGMSLSSINVQLAGIQHGLELRPDQLQLVAGAFLTTYAGLLLLGGKCADRWGRRRTFLIGVALFGVSSLAAALAQEPVLLITARALQGVGAALTSPAAVALIVTRFPEGAARNRALGVFSAMGAAGFSLGVVIGGALTQGFGWRGAFFLYVPLSLLVLALAPRVLDRDSHSTTARSRIAWLPALLITGGLIAMVYAVGRLGTGSTTGIAVVGGTGLAATVAFFASQARSSTPLLPLSLLADRRMVAACVALGGAFAGITGAMFLVAIDLQDRQGYSALAAGLAFLPQGLAVGILSTPAARLANRHPATRLLLVGLSVVTAGQLLYTTVENGSYLTQLLPAALLVGAGIAVTYPAAVMLASAAASLDDQGTASGALTAAQQAGGALGVAAVTALQSIAPGSFWTGSISLWGCFAFVAVALLGCSALLRHGDGRNS is encoded by the coding sequence ATGAGTCCGGCAATATCGCAGGAGAGTCCGGAAACGTCAGTGGACGGATTCCGTTTCGACCTGCGGGCGTGGGCGGCCCTGCTCGTGCTCTGCACAGCGATCCTCTTCGAGGGGATGAGCCTGTCGAGCATCAACGTGCAGCTGGCCGGCATCCAGCACGGCCTTGAACTCCGCCCGGATCAGCTGCAGTTGGTGGCCGGAGCGTTTCTCACCACCTATGCGGGGCTGCTCCTCCTCGGCGGCAAGTGCGCCGACCGGTGGGGGCGACGTCGTACGTTCCTCATCGGCGTGGCGCTCTTCGGCGTGAGCTCGCTCGCCGCGGCGCTCGCCCAGGAACCAGTACTGCTCATCACCGCCCGGGCGCTGCAGGGAGTGGGCGCGGCCCTCACCTCCCCCGCGGCCGTGGCACTGATCGTCACCCGCTTTCCGGAGGGCGCCGCACGCAACCGGGCCCTGGGGGTCTTCAGCGCCATGGGCGCGGCGGGCTTCTCCCTCGGCGTCGTCATCGGCGGCGCGCTCACCCAGGGTTTCGGCTGGCGGGGCGCGTTCTTCCTGTACGTACCCCTGAGCCTGCTGGTCCTGGCTCTCGCCCCCCGTGTCCTGGACCGCGACAGCCACAGCACGACAGCCCGGAGCCGGATCGCATGGCTGCCCGCGCTGCTGATCACCGGCGGGCTGATCGCCATGGTGTACGCCGTGGGGCGGCTCGGCACCGGATCCACCACCGGGATCGCGGTCGTCGGCGGTACGGGCCTCGCGGCGACCGTCGCGTTCTTCGCGAGCCAGGCCCGGTCCTCGACGCCCCTGCTGCCGCTGTCCCTCCTCGCCGACCGCCGTATGGTCGCGGCCTGTGTCGCACTCGGCGGTGCGTTCGCGGGAATCACGGGCGCGATGTTCCTGGTCGCCATCGATCTGCAGGACCGCCAGGGCTATTCCGCCCTGGCGGCGGGCCTCGCCTTCCTGCCCCAGGGACTGGCGGTGGGCATCCTCTCCACCCCTGCGGCGCGCCTGGCGAACCGCCATCCCGCAACCCGGCTGCTGCTCGTCGGACTCAGCGTCGTCACGGCGGGGCAGCTGCTCTACACCACTGTGGAGAACGGCAGTTACCTGACGCAGCTGCTGCCCGCGGCCCTCCTGGTCGGAGCGGGCATCGCCGTGACCTACCCGGCCGCGGTCATGCTGGCCAGTGCCGCCGCGTCCCTCGACGACCAGGGCACCGCGTCCGGCGCCCTCACCGCTGCCCAACAGGCCGGCGGCGCACTGGGAGTCGCGGCGGTGACCGCTCTCCAGAGCATCGCACCCGGCAGCTTCTGGACCGGATCGATCAGCCTGTGGGGATGCTTCGCCTTCGTCGCCGTCGCGCTCCTCGGCTGCTCCGCGCTGCTCCGGCACGGCGACGGACGGAACAGCTGA